From the genome of Biomphalaria glabrata chromosome 1, xgBioGlab47.1, whole genome shotgun sequence, one region includes:
- the LOC106069740 gene encoding uncharacterized protein LOC106069740: MNEAVYIMKGSRRDSRPRSLCARCGNIRELRPESPGRSAWRDAGRSLSLEVHGREGRRRNSSSESSNGRQRGSPLHCYIVPINSQNSSAARSTTTYRESFQKPPNQPTPSRYSRSVPSSPVPASPLWSPLSASPRGTPTYNRQESTQALLSKVPSRLQSSQSMQPAGKVTTYRDHFNWFS, encoded by the exons gTTCGCGGCGTGATTCCAGGCCAAGATCACTCTGTGCCAGATGTGGTAATATCAGAGAGTTACGTCCCGAGTCCCCTGGACGCAGTGCCTGGAGGGATGCTGGGCGCAGCCTAAGCCTTGAAGTACATGGTAGAGAGGGTCGCAGGAGAAACTCCTCCAGTGAGTCCAGTAACGGCCGCCAGCGAGGTTCTCCTCTACATTGCTACATCGTCCCGATCAACAGTCAGAACTCTTCTGCGGCCAGGTCAACCACAACATACAGA GAATCTTTTCAAAAGCCGCCTAATCAACCGACGCCATCAAGATATTCCAGGTCCGTACCATCATCTCCCGTGCCTGCCTCTCCACTCTGGTCACCCTTGTCTGCTTCTCCCAGAGGGACACCCACATACAACAGACAAGAAAGCACACAGGCTCTACTGTCTAAAGTCCCATCCAGACTACAGTCGTCACAGTCAATGCAGCCGGCTGGGAAAGTGACCACATACAGAGATCACTTCAACTGGTTCTCATGA